In a single window of the Mucilaginibacter defluvii genome:
- a CDS encoding acyltransferase: MLKFAIAICSVLPRGLLVFIYDAIRPFSQKIFIGIRYCIVKSLCASAGTKIIVGTNVTFKNWNSIVIGSNVSIHDSCYIEGYGGIIIGSDVSIAHHCSLLSSSHTWDNHDLAIRLNPVQKRPLKINSNVWLGCGVRVLGGVTVNDNVIIGAGGVVTKSLAANGIYVGNPIKYYKQVYPQHAGVEQQVSAYE; encoded by the coding sequence ATGCTGAAGTTTGCAATTGCCATATGCTCAGTTTTGCCGCGGGGTTTGCTGGTGTTTATTTACGATGCCATACGGCCGTTTTCACAAAAAATATTTATCGGTATCAGGTATTGTATCGTTAAAAGTTTGTGCGCGTCGGCAGGCACCAAAATCATTGTCGGCACCAACGTAACGTTTAAGAATTGGAACAGTATAGTTATCGGTTCAAATGTTAGTATACACGACAGTTGTTACATTGAAGGTTATGGCGGTATCATCATAGGCAGTGATGTTTCAATAGCCCATCATTGCTCATTATTAAGCAGCAGCCACACCTGGGATAATCATGACCTCGCCATAAGGTTGAACCCCGTACAAAAGAGGCCACTCAAAATTAACTCGAACGTGTGGCTGGGTTGCGGCGTGCGTGTTTTAGGTGGCGTTACCGTTAACGATAATGTGATAATAGGTGCAGGTGGAGTGGTAACCAAAAGCCTTGCCGCAAATGGTATATACGTGGGCAACCCGATTAAATATTACAAGCAGGTTTATCCTCAACACGCTGGGGTAGAACAACAAGTGTCGGCGTATGAATAG